TCGAGCAGCATCATCACGCTCTGTTCCGTTGCCTCCAACAGGATTTGCTGGCGGAAAAGATCCTGACAGGTATATCCCGTGAGCGAAAGTTCAGGGAAAGTAATCACCTCCACACCCTTGCCCTCAGCCAAGATAATCTGTTCTTCTATCTTCTGAGTATTGAAAATGACATCTCCCACACGTACTGCTGGGATTGCACTTGCCACCTTCATAAAGCCATATTTCATATTCATAATTCTTCACTCTTCGTTCTTCACTTAATCGTAACCTGAGTTGCTCCATAACCATACTCCTGGAAGGAAGCGTCCTGATAAGAGCAGGACTTATAGCGGTAGTTCAACTCATGCACGATTGCCTGACGGAGCACGCCCTCGCCCTTGCCATGGATGAAGATGATTTTCTGTCCTTTCTTATTTTTGTACTCCGCCATCGTCTTCTTGAACACATCCATCTGATAATGCAGGATGTCGGCGGAGTTCATGCCTGCGGTCGTCTCCAGCACCTCGTCGGCATGTAGGTCGATAACCACCGTGCCATCGTCCTTCTTCTGCTTCTTCTTGCTCTCGTTGGCGACGATCTTCTCGTCCTTATACATCTGCTCCTTCAATCTCTTGGAGTCAACGACCAATGGTCTTGCCACCTCATCATTCTCCACGATGGTGAAGAGCAAGGCAGGTGTCTCGAAGAAATCATTCTCCTCGAAGAGATGCAACTTGTAGAACTTCACAGGATCCAGGCGGAACTGCACGTCGGTAGCAGGCTTGAGGAGGAAAGGCTTATCCTTCTTGTAGGCCACCATCTGGATGGCGATATGTCCCATCTCATTAAGCACGTCACGACCGAATTCCTCGATGAAGAGCTTCGTGTTAGGCTCTACCTCTCCACAGCCCTTCAGCGTCCAGGCATTACCCTCAGCTACGAGATAGGTATATTGGATAAAATAGTTGCTGTCGTTGACGAAGTAAGTCTCGAAACGGGTATTCGTGATTTCCTTGATATCCACCGGTACGAAGGCAAGATAAGCGCTGAGCTTGTTGCCGCCGTCACGCTCACGGGCTGGAGCCTGGAAGGTAATCTCACGGTCGGCAGCATCATATTCGTCCACATTCATATCCACCTCCACATCATGCAGGTTGAGGATAGACTTGATGCTTCGACTGTCGTTCTTCAGTTCCGTGTTGGCACGTTCCTCAGCAGCCTGCTTGGCATCCATCTTGGCAGAAATCATCTTACCCATGGCATAGTCGTCCTGCTCCACCACTACCACGTCGTGGATGGAAGTAGGAATCTCGAAGCCATCCTCGTCCATCACCATCACGATATCTTTACCCTGGAAGCCGGAGATCTTTCCTCCTCCCACTTCACTCAGGAATCTTACTTTATCACCTATTTTCATCTTTGTTTTCTATTTGTTTGGTGCAAAGATACAAAAGATATTGTAAATGACGAAAAGTTTTATCTTTTTTATCACAATTCGTGCAGATTTCGATGAATTTGACGAAATACAATTCAGAGGAGGAAAACAAACGAAACAAAAAACCGGTCAAGCTCTACCAAAGAGCCCGACCGGAAAACTTA
This is a stretch of genomic DNA from Segatella hominis. It encodes these proteins:
- a CDS encoding DUF2027 domain-containing protein produces the protein MKIGDKVRFLSEVGGGKISGFQGKDIVMVMDEDGFEIPTSIHDVVVVEQDDYAMGKMISAKMDAKQAAEERANTELKNDSRSIKSILNLHDVEVDMNVDEYDAADREITFQAPARERDGGNKLSAYLAFVPVDIKEITNTRFETYFVNDSNYFIQYTYLVAEGNAWTLKGCGEVEPNTKLFIEEFGRDVLNEMGHIAIQMVAYKKDKPFLLKPATDVQFRLDPVKFYKLHLFEENDFFETPALLFTIVENDEVARPLVVDSKRLKEQMYKDEKIVANESKKKQKKDDGTVVIDLHADEVLETTAGMNSADILHYQMDVFKKTMAEYKNKKGQKIIFIHGKGEGVLRQAIVHELNYRYKSCSYQDASFQEYGYGATQVTIK